One part of the Arabidopsis thaliana chromosome 1 sequence genome encodes these proteins:
- the scpl5 gene encoding serine carboxypeptidase-like 5 (serine carboxypeptidase-like 5 (scpl5); FUNCTIONS IN: serine-type carboxypeptidase activity; INVOLVED IN: proteolysis; LOCATED IN: endomembrane system; EXPRESSED IN: hypocotyl, root; CONTAINS InterPro DOMAIN/s: Peptidase S10, serine carboxypeptidase (InterPro:IPR001563); BEST Arabidopsis thaliana protein match is: serine carboxypeptidase-like 3 (TAIR:AT1G73280.1); Has 4100 Blast hits to 3987 proteins in 474 species: Archae - 0; Bacteria - 591; Metazoa - 640; Fungi - 845; Plants - 1580; Viruses - 0; Other Eukaryotes - 444 (source: NCBI BLink).) translates to MANYISSVLKSLLLLLHLVFLIQQHVDSASIVKFLPGFEGSLPFELETGYIGIGEEEEVQLFYYFIKSERNPKEDPLLLWLSGGPGCSSISGLLFENGPLAMKLDVYNGTLPSLVPTTYSWTKTSSMIFLDQPVGTGFSYSRTQQYNKPSDSGEAKRIHEFLQKWLSKHQEFSSNPFYVAGDSYSGMVVPATVQEISKGNYQCCSPPINLQGYVLGNPITEHAIDYNYRIPFAHGMALISDELYESLKRVCKGEYVDPRDTECLKLVEEFSKCTKGVCQEVVIKPLCVTETPNCYIYRYLLTTYWVNDVNVRKALQINKESIGEWVRCYFGIPYTHDIKSSVPYHMNNSINGYRSLIYSGDHDLNVPFLATQAWVRSLNYSIIDNWRPWMIKDQIGGYTKTYANKMTFATVRGGGHTAEYKPYETYIMFHRWINGQPL, encoded by the exons ATGGCTAACTacatttcctctgttttgaagtcgctgcttctgcttcttcatcttgtCTTCTTGATTCAGCAGCATGTTGATTCTGCCTCTATCGTCAAGTTTCTTCCTGGTTTTGAAGGGTCTCTTCCCTTTGAGCTCGAAACCGG GTATATTGGTATtggtgaggaagaggaagtgcAACTGTTCTACTACTTCATCAAGTCTGAGAGGAATCCAAAAGAAgaccctcttcttctctggctAAGTGGAGGACCTGGCTGCTCTTCCATCTCTGGCCTTCTTTTTGAGAATG GGCCTCTGGCTATGAAGCTCGATGTTTACAATGGAACTCTCCCTTCTTTGGTCCCTACTACATATTCTTGGACAAAG ACTTCGAGCATGATATTCTTGGATCAGCCCGTTGGAACTGGCTTCTCCTATTCAAGAACTCAACAATATAATAAACCTAGTGATTCAGGAGAAGCCAAACGGATTCATGAGTTTCTTCAAAAG TGGCTAAGCAAGCATCAAGAGTTTTCCTCCAACCCATTCTATGTCGCCGGTGATTCTTATTCCGGTATGGTTGTTCCAGCTACCGTTCAAGAAATCTCCAAAG GAAATTATCAATGCTGCAGTCCTCCGATAAATCTTCAGGGCTATGTACTCGGTAACCCGATAACAGAACATGCAATCGATTATAACTACCGCATTCCATTTGCACATGGAATGGCATTGATCTCTGATGAACTTTACGAG TCGTTGAAGAGAGTCTGCAAAGGAGAATATGTTGATCCACGTGACACAGAATGCTTGAAACTCGTTGAAGAATTTAGTAAG TGTACCAAAGGAGTATGCCAAGAAGTTGTAATAAAACCATTGTGCGTAACTGAAACTCCAAATTGCTAT ATTTATCGATATTTGCTAACTACGTACTGGGTCAATGACGTGAATGTACGCAAAGCTCTTCAAATCAACAAG GAGAGTATAGGGGAATGGGTACGATGTTATTTTGGTATTCCTTACACTCATGACATTAAAAGTAGTGTACCTTACCATATGAATAACAGCATCAATGGTTATCGTTCTCTCATTTACAG TGGTGATCATGATTTGAATGTACCTTTCCTTGCAACTCAAGCTTGGGTAAGATCTCTCAACTATTCCATCATTGATAACTGGAGGCCATGGATGATCAAAGATCAAATCGGGGg ATACACAAAGACTTATGCCAATAAAATGACATTTGCAACTGTCAGA GGAGGTGGGCACACAGCAGAGTACAAGCCATATGAAACCTATATCATGTTCCACAGGTGGATCAATGGCCAACCTCTTTAA
- the scpl5 gene encoding serine carboxypeptidase-like 5, whose amino-acid sequence MANYISSVLKSLLLLLHLVFLIQQHVDSASIVKFLPGFEGSLPFELETGYIGIGEEEEVQLFYYFIKSERNPKEDPLLLWLSGGPGCSSISGLLFENGPLAMKLDVYNGTLPSLVPTTYSWTKTSSMIFLDQPVGTGFSYSRTQQYNKPSDSGEAKRIHEFLQKWLSKHQEFSSNPFYVAGDSYSGMVVPATVQEISKGNYQCCSPPINLQGYVLGNPITEHAIDYNYRIPFAHGMALISDELYESLKRVCKGEYVDPRDTECLKLVEEFSKCTKGVCQEVVIKPLCVTETPNCYIYRYLLTTYWVNDVNVRKALQINKESIGEWVRCYFGIPYTHDIKSSVPYHMNNSINGYRSLIYSGDHDLNVPFLATQAWVRSLNYSIIDNWRPWMIKDQIGGYIIIN is encoded by the exons ATGGCTAACTacatttcctctgttttgaagtcgctgcttctgcttcttcatcttgtCTTCTTGATTCAGCAGCATGTTGATTCTGCCTCTATCGTCAAGTTTCTTCCTGGTTTTGAAGGGTCTCTTCCCTTTGAGCTCGAAACCGG GTATATTGGTATtggtgaggaagaggaagtgcAACTGTTCTACTACTTCATCAAGTCTGAGAGGAATCCAAAAGAAgaccctcttcttctctggctAAGTGGAGGACCTGGCTGCTCTTCCATCTCTGGCCTTCTTTTTGAGAATG GGCCTCTGGCTATGAAGCTCGATGTTTACAATGGAACTCTCCCTTCTTTGGTCCCTACTACATATTCTTGGACAAAG ACTTCGAGCATGATATTCTTGGATCAGCCCGTTGGAACTGGCTTCTCCTATTCAAGAACTCAACAATATAATAAACCTAGTGATTCAGGAGAAGCCAAACGGATTCATGAGTTTCTTCAAAAG TGGCTAAGCAAGCATCAAGAGTTTTCCTCCAACCCATTCTATGTCGCCGGTGATTCTTATTCCGGTATGGTTGTTCCAGCTACCGTTCAAGAAATCTCCAAAG GAAATTATCAATGCTGCAGTCCTCCGATAAATCTTCAGGGCTATGTACTCGGTAACCCGATAACAGAACATGCAATCGATTATAACTACCGCATTCCATTTGCACATGGAATGGCATTGATCTCTGATGAACTTTACGAG TCGTTGAAGAGAGTCTGCAAAGGAGAATATGTTGATCCACGTGACACAGAATGCTTGAAACTCGTTGAAGAATTTAGTAAG TGTACCAAAGGAGTATGCCAAGAAGTTGTAATAAAACCATTGTGCGTAACTGAAACTCCAAATTGCTAT ATTTATCGATATTTGCTAACTACGTACTGGGTCAATGACGTGAATGTACGCAAAGCTCTTCAAATCAACAAG GAGAGTATAGGGGAATGGGTACGATGTTATTTTGGTATTCCTTACACTCATGACATTAAAAGTAGTGTACCTTACCATATGAATAACAGCATCAATGGTTATCGTTCTCTCATTTACAG TGGTGATCATGATTTGAATGTACCTTTCCTTGCAACTCAAGCTTGGGTAAGATCTCTCAACTATTCCATCATTGATAACTGGAGGCCATGGATGATCAAAGATCAAATCGGGGggtatataataataaactga
- the scpl5 gene encoding serine carboxypeptidase-like 5 produces the protein MANYISSVLKSLLLLLHLVFLIQQHVDSASIVKFLPGFEGSLPFELETGYIGIGEEEEVQLFYYFIKSERNPKEDPLLLWLSGGPGCSSISGLLFENGPLAMKLDVYNGTLPSLVPTTYSWTKTSSMIFLDQPVGTGFSYSRTQQYNKPSDSGEAKRIHEFLQKWLSKHQEFSSNPFYVAGDSYSGMVVPATVQEISKGNYQCCSPPINLQGYVLGNPITEHAIDYNYRIPFAHGMALISDELYESLKRVCKGEYVDPRDTECLKLVEEFSKCTKGVCQEVVIKPLCVTETPNCYVSNPSILPSLNR, from the exons ATGGCTAACTacatttcctctgttttgaagtcgctgcttctgcttcttcatcttgtCTTCTTGATTCAGCAGCATGTTGATTCTGCCTCTATCGTCAAGTTTCTTCCTGGTTTTGAAGGGTCTCTTCCCTTTGAGCTCGAAACCGG GTATATTGGTATtggtgaggaagaggaagtgcAACTGTTCTACTACTTCATCAAGTCTGAGAGGAATCCAAAAGAAgaccctcttcttctctggctAAGTGGAGGACCTGGCTGCTCTTCCATCTCTGGCCTTCTTTTTGAGAATG GGCCTCTGGCTATGAAGCTCGATGTTTACAATGGAACTCTCCCTTCTTTGGTCCCTACTACATATTCTTGGACAAAG ACTTCGAGCATGATATTCTTGGATCAGCCCGTTGGAACTGGCTTCTCCTATTCAAGAACTCAACAATATAATAAACCTAGTGATTCAGGAGAAGCCAAACGGATTCATGAGTTTCTTCAAAAG TGGCTAAGCAAGCATCAAGAGTTTTCCTCCAACCCATTCTATGTCGCCGGTGATTCTTATTCCGGTATGGTTGTTCCAGCTACCGTTCAAGAAATCTCCAAAG GAAATTATCAATGCTGCAGTCCTCCGATAAATCTTCAGGGCTATGTACTCGGTAACCCGATAACAGAACATGCAATCGATTATAACTACCGCATTCCATTTGCACATGGAATGGCATTGATCTCTGATGAACTTTACGAG TCGTTGAAGAGAGTCTGCAAAGGAGAATATGTTGATCCACGTGACACAGAATGCTTGAAACTCGTTGAAGAATTTAGTAAG TGTACCAAAGGAGTATGCCAAGAAGTTGTAATAAAACCATTGTGCGTAACTGAAACTCCAAATTGCTATGTAAGTAATCCAAGTATCTTGCCCTCTCTTAACCGTTAA
- the scpl2 gene encoding serine carboxypeptidase-like 2 (serine carboxypeptidase-like 2 (scpl2); FUNCTIONS IN: serine-type carboxypeptidase activity; INVOLVED IN: proteolysis; LOCATED IN: endomembrane system; CONTAINS InterPro DOMAIN/s: Peptidase S10, serine carboxypeptidase (InterPro:IPR001563); BEST Arabidopsis thaliana protein match is: serine carboxypeptidase-like 1 (TAIR:AT5G36180.1); Has 4062 Blast hits to 3951 proteins in 474 species: Archae - 0; Bacteria - 539; Metazoa - 654; Fungi - 845; Plants - 1580; Viruses - 0; Other Eukaryotes - 444 (source: NCBI BLink).), protein MANKYFSSVLKSLLLLLHLVFLSKQHVDSASIVKFLPGFEGPLPFELETGYIGIGEEEEVQLFYYFIKSERNPKEDPLILWLTGGPGCSSISGLLFENGPLTMKLDVYNGTLPSLVSTTYSWTKTSSMIFLDQPVGTGFSYSRTQQFNKPSDSGEAKRIHEFLQKWLGKHQEFSSNPFYVAGDSYSGLVVPATVQEISKGNYECCNPPINLQGYVLGNPLTDYAIDSNSRIPFAHGMALISDELYESLKKTCKGEYTNVHPRNTQCLKFIEEFNKCTNRILQQLILDPLCETETPDCYIYRYLLTTYWANDATVREALQINKESIGEWVRCYRTIPYDNDIKSSMPYHVNNSISGYRSLIYSGDHDLEVPYLGTQAWIRSLNYSIIDDWRPWMIKNQIAGYTRTYANKMTFATIKGGGHTIEFKPEEASIMFQRWINGQPL, encoded by the exons ATGGCAAACAAGTATTTTTCCTCTGTTCTGAAGTCgttgcttctgcttcttcacCTTGTATTCTTGAGTAAGCAACATGTTGACTCTGCCTCAATCGTCAAGTTCCTTCCTGGTTTTGAAGGCCCCCTTCCCTTTGAGCTCGAAACCGG GTATATTGGTATtggtgaggaagaggaagtgcAACTGTTCTACTACTTCATCAAGTCTGAGAGGAACCCAAAAGAAGACCCTCTTATTCTCTGGCTAACTGGAGGACCTGGCTGCTCTTCCATCTCTGGCCTTCTTTTTGAGAATG GGCCTCTAACTATGAAGCTTGACGTTTACAATGGAACTCTCCCTTCTTTGGTCTCTACTACATATTCTTGGACAAAG ACTTCGAGCATGATATTCTTGGATCAGCCTGTTGGAACTGGCTTTTCCTATTCAAGAACTCAACAATTTAATAAACCTAGTGATTCAGGAGAAGCCAAACGGATCCATGAGTTTCTTCAAAAG TGGCTAGGCAAGCATCAAGAGTTTTCCTCCAACCCTTTCTATGTTGCCGGAGATTCTTATTCCGGTTTGGTTGTTCCCGCTACCGTTCAAGAAATCTCAAAAG GAAACTATGAATGCTGCAATCCTCCAATAAACCTTCAGGGCTATGTGCTTGGTAATCCGTTAACAGACTATGCAATTGATAGTAACAGCCGCATTCCATTTGCCCATGGAATGGCACTGATATCTGATGAACTCTACGAG TCGTTGAAGAAAACCTGTAAAGGAGAATATACAAATGTTCATCCACGTAACACACAATGCTTGAAATTCATTGAAGAATTTAATAAG TGTACAAACAGAATACTCCAACAACTTATACTAGATCCGTTGTGCGAAACTGAAACTCCAGATTGCTAT ATTTATCGGTATTTGCTAACTACCTACTGGGCCAATGACGCGACTGTGCGCGAAGCTCTTCAAATCAATAAG GAGAGTATAGGGGAATGGGTACGATGTTATCGCACTATTCCTTACGATAATGACATTAAAAGTAGCATGCCTTACCATGTGAATAACAGCATCAGTGGTTATCGTTCTCTCATCTACAG TGGTGATCATGATTTGGAAGTACCTTACCTTGGAACTCAAGCTTGGATAAGATCTCTCAACTATTCAATTATTGATGACTGGAGGCCATGGAtgatcaaaaatcaaatcgcTGG GTACACAAGGACTTATGCCAACAAAATGACATTTGCTACTATAAAA GGAGGTGGGCACACAATAGAGTTTAAACCAGAGGAAGCCTCTATCATGTTTCAAAGATGGATCAATGGCCAACCTCTCTAA